Below is a genomic region from Microbacterium galbinum.
TGCGCATCGGGTCGTGGGTCGGCGGTGACCGCGACGGCAACCCGTTCGTGACGGCATCCGTCACCCGCGAGGCATCGCAGATCGCTTCGGACCACGTGCTCCGCGGCCTCGAGCGCGCTCTCGAGCGCATCGGCCGCACGCTCACGCTCGATGCCGAGACCACGCCGCCCAGCGCCGAGGTCACCGCCCTGTGGAACGACTTCGCCGGAGCCGATGCCGATGCCGCGGCGGCCCTGGCCACCCGCTCCCCCGACGAACCGCACCGGCGCGTACTGCTGCTGCTCGCGCACCGGGTCGCGGCGACGCGCCGGGGCGATGGCGCTCAGCGCTATGCGACGCCCGAGGAACTGCTCGCCGATCTGCGCGCGGTGCAGGCCTCGCTGGTCGCCTCCGGCGCGCGCCGCCACGCCTTCGGCGGGGTGCAGCACCTCATCTGGCAGGTCGAGACCTACGGCTTCCACCTCACCGAGCTCGAGGTGCGCCAGCACTCCCAGGTCCACGCCAAGGCCCTCGCCGAGCTGGAGTCGGACGAACCGATCAGCGCCCAGACCGAGGAGGTGCTCGAGGTCTTCCGCGCGATCGCCGAGATCCAGCGCGACCGCGGTCTGCGCGCCGCCGGCCGCTACGTCGTCTCGTTCACCCAGGCGGCCTCCGACCTCGCGAACGTGCACCGTCTCGCCCGCCACGCGCTCGGCGACGACGCCCCGGTGCTCGACGTCGTGCCGCTGTTCGAGACCTTCGCCGACCTGCAGGCGGCCCCCGGCATCCTCGCCGAGGCCGTGACCTTCCCCGAGTTCCGGGCGCGCATGGCCGAGACGGGCAACCGCCTCGAGGTCATGCTCGGGTACTCCGACTCGTCGAAGGACGTCGGCCCGGTCGCCGCGAACCTCGCGCTCTACGAGGCGCAGGAGAAGATCGCGCAGTGGGCGCAGGACTCCGACATCGAGCTGACGCTGTTCCACGGCCGCGGCGGTGCCCTCGGGCGCGGCGGCGGACCCGCGAACTCGGCGATCCTCGCCCAGCCGCCGCACTCGGTCGACGGCCGCTTCAAGCTCACCGAGCAGGGCGAGGTCATCTTCGCCCGCTACGGCGAGCCGGCCATCGCGATGCGCCACATCGACCAGGTGGCCGCGGCGACTCTGCTCGCCTCCTCCCCCTCGGTCGAGCAGCGCACGAGCGGTGCCGCCGCCCGGTACGCCGAGGTGGCCGCGGTGATGGACCGCTCCTCGCGCGATCGCTTCTTCTCGCTCGTGAAGGCCGAGGGCTTCGCACCTTGGTTCGCGACCGTGACCCCGATGGAGGAGATCGGTCTGCTCGCGCTGGGTTCGCGCCCCGCGCGCCGCGGCCTGTCGGTGGAGTCGCTCGAAGACCTGCGCGCCATCCCGTGGGTGTTCGCCTGGACCCAGGCCCGCATCAACCTCGCCGGCTGGTTCGGTCTCGGCACCGCGCTCGAGGCCGTGGGCGACGAGGCGCTTCTCACCGAGGCCTACCGCGAGTGGCCGCTGCTGCGCACGATGATCGACAACGTCGCGATGAGCCTCGCCAAGACCGACGAGCGCATCGCCCGCGAGTACCTCGCGCTCGGCGATCGTGACGACCTGGCCGCTCTCGTGCTCGACGAACTCGCTCTCACGCGCCAGTGGGTCATCCGCCTCACCGGCGGAGAGGGACTGCTCGAGAACAAGCCCGTGCTGCAGCGCGCGGTGCAGCTGCGCAGCCCGTACGTCGACGCGCTCTCGCTGCTCCAGCTGCGCGCACTGCGTGCGTTGCGCGCGCCGGCGGATGCCGAGGCGACGGGTTCCGGAGCCGACGCCGAGCAGCAGCGACTGCTGCTGCTGTCGGTCAGCGGCGTCGCGGCGGGCCTGCAGAACACCGGGTGACCCGCGCGTCTTCGTGGGTGGCGGTGCCGGGCGGGAGGGCGCGCGGAGGACGCGCGATAGAGTGAAAACTCGCGCCTGATCCGGCGAAGCCTCACGCGACACGATCGCCTGCACCACCCTCCCCCACCCCAGAAAGTCTTTCGCGTGACCGCACTCTCCCCTGCCGCCTTCCACCCGCTCGAAGCCGCCGTGCAGCCCGTGTTCGACACGGTGCTCACCCGCAGCCCGCACGAACCCGAGTTCCACCAGGCGGTGCACGAGGTGCTGCAGTCGATCGCACCGGTGCTCGCCGCGCACCCGGAGTACGTCGACGGCGGCATCCTCGAGCGTCTCGTCGAGCCGGAGCGGCAGATCCTCTTCCGCGTGCCGTGGGTCGACGACTCGGGCAAGCTGCAGGTCAACCGCGGCTACCGCATCCAGTTCTCGTCGGTGCTCGGGCCGTACAAGGGTGGACTGCGTTTCCACCCCTCGGTGAATCTCTCGATCATCAAGTTCCTCGGCTTCGAGCAGATCTTCAAGAACGCGCTCACCGGCCAGGGCATCGGCGGCGGCAAGGGCGGCTCGGACTTCGACCCGCACGGCCGCTCGAACGCCGAGGTCATGCGCTTCTGCCAGTCGTTCATGAACGAGCTCTACCGTCACCTCGGCGAGCACACCGACGTGCCCGCGGGCGACATCGGAGTGGGCGGCCGCGAGATCGGCTACCTCTTCGGCCAGTACCGCAAGGTCACCAACCGTCACGAGTCGGGCATGTTCACCGGCAAGGGAACGGGCTGGGGCGGTGCCGAGGTGCGCACCGAGGCCACCGGTTACGGCGCCGTCTTCTTCGCGCAGGAGATGCTCGCCGTGAAGGGCGACTCCTTCGAGGGCAAGCGCGTCGGCATCTCGGGCTCGGGCAACGTGGCGATCTACGCGATCCAGAAGGCCACCCAGCTCGGTGCCGTGCCGGTGACGGCATCCGATTCCTCCGGTTACGTGGTCGACGACGCCGGGATCGACGTCGATCTGCTGCGCCAGATCAAGGAGGTCGAACGGGCCCGCATCGTCGAGTACGCGAACCGTCGCCCCGGTGCCCGTTTCGTCGAGGGCGGCAGCGTCTGGGAGGTGCCGGTCGACATCGCCGTGCCCTCGGCGACGCAGAACGAGGTCTCCCTCGCCGACGCTCGGGCCCTCATCGCGAACGGCGTGCGCGCGGTCTCCGAGGGCGCGAACATGCCGTGCGTTCCCGAAGCGGTCGAGGCGTTCCAGAAGGCGGGCGTGCTCTTCGCCCCCGGCAAGGCGGCGAACGCCGGCGGCGTGGCCACTTCGGCCCTCGAGATGAGCCAGAACGCCTCCCGTCAGCGCTGGACCTTCGGCGACAGCGAGAACAAGCTGCGCGAGATCATGGGCGACATCCACCGGGCGTCCTTCGAGGCGGCCGCGCGCTACGGCGTCGAGGGTGATTACGTAGCCGGCGCGAACATCGCCGGTTTCGAGCGCGTCGCTGCGGCGATGCTCGCGCAGGGCGTCATCTGACCCCTGCGGAAGGGCCGTCTCCCACGACCCTCGGGAGACGGCCCTTCGTGCGCGCGGGCGCAGTCAGCTCTCGTCGACCGGCACCTTCACGACCTTGTTGAACCCGGTCACCGCCTGGTTCTCGTCGAAGGGCGCGACCTTCCGGCGGAAGCCGCGCGTGATCACGAGCAGGTAGACGAACCCGATCGCCGTCCAGGTGAGGCCGCCGATGAGGGCGTCCTGGTGCAGGTTGACCCAGAGCAACCCGGTGAGCAGCATGCCGATGGTCGGCATCACGATGAAGTTGAAGATGTCGGCCGGCGTCTTACGGCGTCCCTTGCGGATCGCGAACCAGGCGATCACCGAGATGTTCACGAAGGTGAAGGCGATCAGCGCACCGTAGTTGATCCACGCGGCGATGAGCTCGAGGGTGAAGGGGATCGCGAGCAGCGAGATCGCCCCGACGAGCACGATGTTGAACGTGGGCGTGTGGGTGCGCGGGTTGATGTAGCCGAAGGCCTTCTGCGGCAGCACGTTGTTGCGGCCCATCACGAGCAGCATGCGCGAGACCGAGGCGTGCGAGGCGAGGCCCGAGGCGAGCGTCGCGCAGAAACCGGCGGCGGTCAGCACCGCCATGAAGACGTTGCCGCCGACGAGGTCGCCGATGATCGGGAGCGTCGAGTCCTCGACGAACTGCATGTCGCCGCCGGGGGCGAATTCGTTCCAGTCCGGGAACCGCAGCTGCGACACGTAGGAGGAGACGAGGAAGATGCCGCCGCCGATGAGGACGGTGAGCAGGATCGCCTTCGGCATGACCTTCGGGTCCTTCGCCTCCTCGGCGTACATCGTGACCGCGTCGAATCCGATGAACGAGAAGCAGACGATGGTCGCACCGGTCAGCACGGCGGTGAAGGTGACGTCGTCGTGCAGGAACGCGCCGACCGAGAGGATGGTCGCCGCCCCGTCGCCGCGCATCAGCTGCGCGACCACGAGCACCACGAACACGACCATGACGATGATCGAGAAGATCAGCAGGATCACGTTCAGGTTCGAGGTGCCGCGCATGGTCATGTAGATGATGCTGGTGACGAGGATGCAGTACAGCACCACCCAGATCCACGCCGGGATGTCGGGGAACATCGCCTCGAGGTAGCTCTTGACGATGAGGCAGTTGACCATGGGCAGCAGCACGTAGTCGATCAACGACGTCCACCCGACCATGAATCCGAGATTCGGGTGGATCGATTCGCGCACGTAGGTGTACGCCGATCCCGCGCTCGGGATGGCGCCGGCGATCTTGCCGTAGCTGATGGCCGTGAACACCATGACCACGAGGGCGACGAGATACGCGGCGGGGACCACGTTGTTCGTGTCGCGCGCGACCATGCCGAACGTGTCGAACACCACGGTGGGAGTCATGTATCCGAGGCCCAGACCGACGATGGCCCACAGGCCGAGATTCCGTCTGAGCGTTCCGCCGCCCTGGGCGAGCGGCTTCGTCTTCAGTGCCATGGGTACTCCTCGTTGGAACAGCGCCAGGGGCCGGACTCGGGTCGTCCGGCGGTTGAGGATCAGTATGGAGCACAGGTATTCATCACCGCGACCCCTAATTTCGATTCGAAATGCGCATTTAACATGACGAAAATGCGCGCGATTCGAAGATCTTGGGATCACCAGCCCTCGCGCAGCACCCGCCCCAGCATCGCGACGACATGGTCGGCGCTCTGCGCCGTCAGACACAGCGGCGGCTTGATCTTCAGCACGTTCGATCGTTCCGAGGTCGTCAGCACCACGACCCCGAGTTCGCGCATCCGTTCGCAGATCGCGGCGGCCTCGGCATCCGCGGGCTCCATCGTCGTGCGATCGCGCACGAGCTCGACGCCCAGATACAGCCCGGCTCCGTGCACGACGGCCACCATCGGATGCTCGTCGCCGAGCGCCCGCAGCCCGTCGGCGAGCCGCGCGCCGAGGTTCTCGGCGTTGCGCTGGAGGTCGTCCTCGACCATCGCGTCGAGCACGGCGAGCCCGACGCGGCAGCTCAGGGTGCTGCCCCCGGCCGAGGAGAAGAACTGCCCCTGCGTGGCGAGGGCGTCGGCGATGCGCTTCGAGGTGATCACTCCGCCGATCGGGAAGCCGTTGCCCATGGGCTTGGCGATCGTGACGATGTCGGGCGCGACGCCCGCCCGCTCGAAGCCCCAGAACGTCGATCCCAGGCGGCCGAAGCCCACCTGCACCTCGTCGGCGATGCACAGACCGCCCGCGTCCCGGACGCGTTCGTAGGCGCCCGCGAGGTACCCCTCGGGTAGGAGCACTCCCCCGGCGTTGCCGAGCACGGATTCGCACAGGAAGGCGGCCGCATCACGGCCGTCACGATCGAGGGCCGCGAGATCGGCCGAGAGGTCGTCGAGATAGCGCCCCGCGGTGTCGTCGCCGCGATACGTGCCGCGGTACCGGTTGGGCACGTCGGCGACGTGCACCCAGTCGGGTCGCGTCTCGAGGGCGAACGGGTTGTCGTAGGCGCTCGTGGTCACCGCATCGCTGGCCATCGTCCAGCCGTGATACGCCTCGCGCAGCGCCACGATCGTGCGCCGCCCGGTCGCCGCCTGCGCGAGCCGGATCGCGAGGTCGACCGCCTCCGAGCCGCTGTTGACGAGCAGCACCGTGTCGAGGCCGCTCCCCTGCGGCATCAGCGCGAGAAGTCGCTCGCTGTACTCCGCGAGATCGCGGAACAGGAACCGCGAGTTGGTGCCGAGTGTGCGCAGCTGGCGGGCCGCCGCATCGGCGACCCTCGGGTGTCCGTGTCCGAGGCCGGCGACGTTGTTGACCATGTCGATGTAGGCGCGGCCGGTCGTATCGACCAGGTGGTGCCGCCAGCCGCGCTCGATCTGCGGCGGATGCGCGTAGTACCGCTCCTGGGCGGCGGCGAAGATCCGCTCCCGGCGTGCGAGCTCGTCGGCGGACTCGTCGTGCTGCGCGCGCGACGGCACACCCAGCAACGGCGCGGGATCGGCCGTGAGACGGCGCCAGGCCGGCACCCGCTCGGGCTCGACCAGGGCGGCGCCGGGAGTGCGCGGAGGTCGTTCGGGGGCATCCGACCGTCGGAGGCCGAGGGTGAGCACGCGATCCGTGTCGGACGCCGGGAGCCACCCCACCATGTCACCCGCCGACACGTGCAGCGCCGCCCGGTCGTCGATCTCGACCCCGCGCAGATCGAGGATCCAGCCGTCCCCGAGCACGATGCGCGGCTCTTCGCGGCTCGCCCGCAGCGCTCCGTCGACGGGACTCGTCACGCGGAGGCGAGGGCCGGCGCCGAGATGGATCTCGGTGTGCACGGGCCAGGTGGGGGCGGCATCCGCGACGTCCACGCGCGTGCGCGTCAGCCGGAACACCCCGTAGGGCATGAGCGCCGCTCCGGCTCCCCCCGCCAGGGCCGACGCGACCAGGGCCGCCTCGGCATCCGCTCGCTGCCAGCGTCCGGCGTCGAGAGCGTCGGACTCGACGCCCGGATCGACCGCCTCGACGGTGCCGGTGAAGTCGGGCAGCACGGCGGTGAGCGGCGCCCCCTCGACCCGACCGGAGAACTGCGGAGCCTCGACCCCGACTCGTGCGAGCACCTGCTCGCAGACCTCCGCGAGCGGCAGGAGTGTCGCCGCGTCGAAGATCGCCTGCTCCCCCGCGATCCGCTCGCGGGCGTAGTCGTTGTCACCGTCGATCTCGAGCTGCCGCCACCCGCTGGCGACGAGGAGCGCGGCGCGCAGCACCACGAGAGGCCAGACCGCGCGGGCCTCCGCGTCGCTCAACGGCGCATCGGCGTGGAAGGCGGCGACCGTGTCGAGCACCCGCAGCGGGCGATCCGGTTCGTGGTGCAGCATCGACGACACGCACACCGCGAGCTCGGCCACACGCCACCCGAGAGCCAGGTCGCCGAGGTCGAGCACGGTGTGCGGGTGCAGGCGGGAGTCGGCCCCTCGCCGCCCCATGACGTTGTCGTCCGTGAGATCGCCGTGGATCGGTTGGACGGGCAGATCGCTCTCGACCGCCGCGAGCGCCTTCCGAGCTTCCTCGGACGCCGCGAGCACGCGCCCGCGCAGCGCGTCGTCGGTGATCGAGCCTGCGAGCTTCGCCGTCTCGTCGAAGGCCACGCGCATGTCCCACATGTGCGGGCGATCGAGTCCCGGATGCCGGAGGGGCGCCAGTGCGTTCACCGACGCCGCCGCGAGCGCTCCGAACTCGGCGAGCACGACCGGCGCGAGATAACCGGCGTCGACGAGCTCCTCCCCAACGGCGAACTCGCTGCGGCGCACGGCGAATCCGCGCCAGCGCTGGGTCAGCGCACCGTCGAGTCCCGGAAGCACGGCGGGCACGGCCACGCCCGCTGCCCGGTAGGCATCGAGGGCCGCGTGCTGGGCGTCGCGCGCATCGTCGCCGAACACCGGGTTGTCGATACGGAGGACGCTGCGCGAGCCGTCGACCTCCGTGAGCAGGAAGTTGCGGTCCTGGTTGCTGCCGAGCTCGCGTGCGACGACGTCGGCTCCGTAGAGATCGCGGGCGATCCGGGCGGCGTCTTCCTCGTCGACGTCCGGCCGGACGAGTCCCGCGCCCGCCTCAGCCACGGGCGTCGCCGAGCGGGAGGTCGTCGGCGTGACGCGCCAGCGAAGAGCCGTAGCGCTCGGTGAGCTGCACCATCAGATCCGGGGTGTCGCGGTCGACGCCGAACACGTGCCCCGGGAAGTCGAGATCGGGCTGCGCCGCGGCGATCTCGGCATCCCGATCCGGCGAGAACAGCTGGAGCGGATCGCCCACCGCCACCCAGCCGATCGGCACGACCGTGCCCTCGGGAACGCGCGCACGCCTCTGAACGATCGCGTTGACGCGCACCTCGCTGCGCGCACCCACGATCGCGCCGTTGAAGATCCGCGCACCCGAGGCGAGGAACACCTCCTCGCCCACCGTCGCGCCGGCGATGCTCGCCAGCGTACCTACGAGGGTGTGATCACCGATGCGCACGGCGTTCGCGGCGGTCGCCCGCACGAGGGCGTTCTCCATCACGATCACGTGCGCGCCGAGCGTGATCGGCCCGCCCTCGGCCGTGATCACGGCGCCGTGCAGCACCTGGCAGCCCGCGCCGATCTCGACGTCGCCGGAGACGACGGCGGTGGGAGCGATGACGGCGGTGTCGTGGATCCGGGGCCGAGCCCCGAGGTGCTCGTACAACATGCTCACAGCGTAGTGGCGCGGGAGCGCGCGGCGGGAGGTCTGCTCCGCGGTCACTCCTTGGTCGCTGCGGTGCGGCGGAGCATGCCGATGACGAGGGTCGCCAGGAACAGCACGATGCCGAGGACGGCGAGCCAGAGGAGGCCCTTGACCACGAAGCCGAAGACGGCGAGGCCGGCCCACACGATGAGCAGGATGATCAGAAGTGTCCACATGGCTTCAGCCTCCGCCGCCCTGCGCCGGTGCCACACCCCGTTGACGCGCGGTCGTGGCTGGTCTAGTGGGCTACGCGGTCTCGCGGGCTACGCGGTCTCGGCCTTCACGGGCTCCGGGAAGATGGCGGTGAACAACTGCCCCACCCACTCGAGCAGCTCGGCATCCGGGAGCGGTTCGAGCCCGACGCCGACCGCGGCCGGCACCGTGGGCATGGGCACGACCAGCGCCTCGCCGCCGGAGACGAGCTTCGCCTTCGGGTAGAGCCGCTGCAGGCGCACCTTGATCGAATCCTCGAGACGAGCCGGAGCGATGCGCAGGTTCGAGCCCATCACGACGACATCGGCGAGGCCCGCGCGTGCGGCCCGGCGGCGCAGACGGGCGATCGCGATGAGCCCTTCGACCTCGGCCGGGGGCGTGCCGTAACGGTCGGTGAGCTCGTCGATGACGAGGTCGATCGCGTCGTCCTTCGCCGTCGCGATCGAGGCCGCCGACAGCTTCTGATAGGCCTCGAGCCGCAGGCGTTCGCTGTCGATGTAGTACTCGGGGATTCGCGCGTCGAGCGGCAACTCGAGACGCAGCTCCTGACCGGACTCGACCTCCTCGCCGCGGAACGTCGACACCGCCTCGCCGATCATGCGCAGATACAGGTCGAAGCCGACGCCGGCGATGTG
It encodes:
- a CDS encoding APC family permease, producing MALKTKPLAQGGGTLRRNLGLWAIVGLGLGYMTPTVVFDTFGMVARDTNNVVPAAYLVALVVMVFTAISYGKIAGAIPSAGSAYTYVRESIHPNLGFMVGWTSLIDYVLLPMVNCLIVKSYLEAMFPDIPAWIWVVLYCILVTSIIYMTMRGTSNLNVILLIFSIIVMVVFVVLVVAQLMRGDGAATILSVGAFLHDDVTFTAVLTGATIVCFSFIGFDAVTMYAEEAKDPKVMPKAILLTVLIGGGIFLVSSYVSQLRFPDWNEFAPGGDMQFVEDSTLPIIGDLVGGNVFMAVLTAAGFCATLASGLASHASVSRMLLVMGRNNVLPQKAFGYINPRTHTPTFNIVLVGAISLLAIPFTLELIAAWINYGALIAFTFVNISVIAWFAIRKGRRKTPADIFNFIVMPTIGMLLTGLLWVNLHQDALIGGLTWTAIGFVYLLVITRGFRRKVAPFDENQAVTGFNKVVKVPVDES
- a CDS encoding phosphoenolpyruvate carboxylase, which translates into the protein MTPEHVFTEPTNTEAIRVIGRFEAGQGIPDAMRSDVRMLGGLLGQVLREAGGDDLFDDVERLRLATIQAYEDSTSDAFERASAIAESFTIARADEVARAFTCYFHLVNLAEEHQRVRVLRERAGQPGREDAADTVATAYARLRTEVGDEEARRRLAGLRFHPVFTAHPTEARRRAVSSSIRRLSDLLTQHDAASAGGAEQHRARRRMLEEIDTLWRTAPLRSQKPSPTDEVRTVMGVFDETLFTTVPHVYRRIDDALRGEESGASAPVVPAFVRIGSWVGGDRDGNPFVTASVTREASQIASDHVLRGLERALERIGRTLTLDAETTPPSAEVTALWNDFAGADADAAAALATRSPDEPHRRVLLLLAHRVAATRRGDGAQRYATPEELLADLRAVQASLVASGARRHAFGGVQHLIWQVETYGFHLTELEVRQHSQVHAKALAELESDEPISAQTEEVLEVFRAIAEIQRDRGLRAAGRYVVSFTQAASDLANVHRLARHALGDDAPVLDVVPLFETFADLQAAPGILAEAVTFPEFRARMAETGNRLEVMLGYSDSSKDVGPVAANLALYEAQEKIAQWAQDSDIELTLFHGRGGALGRGGGPANSAILAQPPHSVDGRFKLTEQGEVIFARYGEPAIAMRHIDQVAAATLLASSPSVEQRTSGAAARYAEVAAVMDRSSRDRFFSLVKAEGFAPWFATVTPMEEIGLLALGSRPARRGLSVESLEDLRAIPWVFAWTQARINLAGWFGLGTALEAVGDEALLTEAYREWPLLRTMIDNVAMSLAKTDERIAREYLALGDRDDLAALVLDELALTRQWVIRLTGGEGLLENKPVLQRAVQLRSPYVDALSLLQLRALRALRAPADAEATGSGADAEQQRLLLLSVSGVAAGLQNTG
- a CDS encoding gamma carbonic anhydrase family protein, encoding MLYEHLGARPRIHDTAVIAPTAVVSGDVEIGAGCQVLHGAVITAEGGPITLGAHVIVMENALVRATAANAVRIGDHTLVGTLASIAGATVGEEVFLASGARIFNGAIVGARSEVRVNAIVQRRARVPEGTVVPIGWVAVGDPLQLFSPDRDAEIAAAQPDLDFPGHVFGVDRDTPDLMVQLTERYGSSLARHADDLPLGDARG
- a CDS encoding aminotransferase; this translates as MAEAGAGLVRPDVDEEDAARIARDLYGADVVARELGSNQDRNFLLTEVDGSRSVLRIDNPVFGDDARDAQHAALDAYRAAGVAVPAVLPGLDGALTQRWRGFAVRRSEFAVGEELVDAGYLAPVVLAEFGALAAASVNALAPLRHPGLDRPHMWDMRVAFDETAKLAGSITDDALRGRVLAASEEARKALAAVESDLPVQPIHGDLTDDNVMGRRGADSRLHPHTVLDLGDLALGWRVAELAVCVSSMLHHEPDRPLRVLDTVAAFHADAPLSDAEARAVWPLVVLRAALLVASGWRQLEIDGDNDYARERIAGEQAIFDAATLLPLAEVCEQVLARVGVEAPQFSGRVEGAPLTAVLPDFTGTVEAVDPGVESDALDAGRWQRADAEAALVASALAGGAGAALMPYGVFRLTRTRVDVADAAPTWPVHTEIHLGAGPRLRVTSPVDGALRASREEPRIVLGDGWILDLRGVEIDDRAALHVSAGDMVGWLPASDTDRVLTLGLRRSDAPERPPRTPGAALVEPERVPAWRRLTADPAPLLGVPSRAQHDESADELARRERIFAAAQERYYAHPPQIERGWRHHLVDTTGRAYIDMVNNVAGLGHGHPRVADAAARQLRTLGTNSRFLFRDLAEYSERLLALMPQGSGLDTVLLVNSGSEAVDLAIRLAQAATGRRTIVALREAYHGWTMASDAVTTSAYDNPFALETRPDWVHVADVPNRYRGTYRGDDTAGRYLDDLSADLAALDRDGRDAAAFLCESVLGNAGGVLLPEGYLAGAYERVRDAGGLCIADEVQVGFGRLGSTFWGFERAGVAPDIVTIAKPMGNGFPIGGVITSKRIADALATQGQFFSSAGGSTLSCRVGLAVLDAMVEDDLQRNAENLGARLADGLRALGDEHPMVAVVHGAGLYLGVELVRDRTTMEPADAEAAAICERMRELGVVVLTTSERSNVLKIKPPLCLTAQSADHVVAMLGRVLREGW
- the gdhA gene encoding NADP-specific glutamate dehydrogenase gives rise to the protein MTALSPAAFHPLEAAVQPVFDTVLTRSPHEPEFHQAVHEVLQSIAPVLAAHPEYVDGGILERLVEPERQILFRVPWVDDSGKLQVNRGYRIQFSSVLGPYKGGLRFHPSVNLSIIKFLGFEQIFKNALTGQGIGGGKGGSDFDPHGRSNAEVMRFCQSFMNELYRHLGEHTDVPAGDIGVGGREIGYLFGQYRKVTNRHESGMFTGKGTGWGGAEVRTEATGYGAVFFAQEMLAVKGDSFEGKRVGISGSGNVAIYAIQKATQLGAVPVTASDSSGYVVDDAGIDVDLLRQIKEVERARIVEYANRRPGARFVEGGSVWEVPVDIAVPSATQNEVSLADARALIANGVRAVSEGANMPCVPEAVEAFQKAGVLFAPGKAANAGGVATSALEMSQNASRQRWTFGDSENKLREIMGDIHRASFEAAARYGVEGDYVAGANIAGFERVAAAMLAQGVI